Genomic segment of Melanotaenia boesemani isolate fMelBoe1 chromosome 10, fMelBoe1.pri, whole genome shotgun sequence:
ATCTCAGCCAGACTTTTCTCAGCCTGCATCATGTTCTGAACTATGACCACGCCGCGATGACGTAGGTCGGATATTTCACTGAGCAGCAGAGCCTGCATGATCTCTAGCCAGTGGGTTGTCTGAAAAGACAGGACAACCAGAGTTGTGAGTTTAAATAGAGTAAAGAAAAAGTCCAGCATGCAAGAATGTTTCTGGAGTGGTTTTCTTACGGTTCCGGGAATGCGTGCGCAGAGCTCAGAATGTTCAGCAGTAAGCATGGCCAGagttcctgcagcagcttttctaAGCCTTTCATCCTCTTCTCCGCTATAAAGCACAAGCAGCTTCAGCCGATCATTCCCTGTAGCCAAGTACAGCTTCTGCACCTGAGGACACCAAATCTCAtcactgttaaataaaaaaattcttcaGATTTGTACCAAAGAGGCTACTGTTAATGATATTATGTCTTACTTCTGAACTTAAAACCATATTACACATGCACTCTGTGGCAGAAGCTCGGACCAAGTCGTGCTCCTCAAACATGTAGCCTTCGATTTTTGGTACAGCTTTTTCCTTTATGATCTTTTGTCTGTGAAAGAAAATACTTATTAAATTCAAAGCTTTGAAGACTATAATGGGACTATGATCATCAGAATACGAAATGCATTAAAATAGGAGATAGACTGTGAGCCTAGAAAGCACAAAGATCTTTAAACTTTGCATGCTATGAAACTGTTTGCTGTGTACACTTATTTATAGGGTGAGACTTCCCCCTAGTGGCCAACCTGAGTCTCTCGCTGATGCCAGCCAGGTTTGTAAGAGCCATCAGTGCTTCAAAGTTCTGCAACAATGAGCACTCAAGACTCAAAAGATGCACAAGTGGTCGCACCACCTCATAgatctgccaaaaaaaaaaaaataaataaataaagggctGCATTAAACATTAGAaggcatttacatttttaaaagaagcgGGGCTGCACTATCTGCATTTTTACCCTCTCTCCTGGAAAGGCAATCTCTGGGTTAGATGTGATTGCTATTTTTGCCAGAGCTTGAGCAGCTTTGACTTTTCCTACATCTGTGTTGTCAGTTGCAAGTGGGATCAGAGCCTTTGAAGAAcaggaaacataaaacattaacccTCAGATCAGTGTGCAGGCTCAATTATGTATGTTCATCAGGGTGTTTCACCTTTCCTCCACCCTGTGCCACCACTGTGCCTCTGTCTTCCTGCCGTTCCACCAAAGCCAAGAACACCCTGCAGTGAGACAAAAGTTATACACCAGAAAATCTACAGACAGACCAGtgaaaacatcaacatttttttccttaccTTGCAATACTTTCTTTACAAGCCTCAGTGAGGGCTGGACTCTCCTGTTTGACCATACACACCAACGCAGACACCACGCCAGCTTCTAGCAACTTAACCAATCTTTTCTCCACATAAGAGGGTGCATCCTGAGATACAAAAGTGAGTTCAagcaaaacagacattttttaagGAGAAAACATTAACCTGATAAtaagcaacaaataaaaaaggaacatttaaaCAGTACCTTGGGATGCTCTTCAGGCACATGCTGCTTTGCATATTTAGCCAGCTCCACCATTTGAGGGTCTGGTTTCTCCACATCGTAGCTGTTTGTGCAGTTCACTAATGTAGAGCCCACAGCGAAGAGCACCGTTTTATCTTCAGACTGCACAAACATgcgaaaataaaacatttatcccAGCAAAATCAATATGGTTAAGCTTTTATGATTTTAAATAGCACGCaaatatttatgttaaaataagATGTTTGTCTACCCCACAAATGCAGTAGTCAGTCAAACCTTTGCTAGTTCAATCATTGCAATCAGAGCATTCTTGTCTTCCACCAAGTCTTCCTTCACATCAGCATCGAAGGTGAGGTAGGCAAGACCTTCCACAGACCAGCGGCGGGAGGTCGGGGGGAGAGACTCGTTGCACAGCCACCTAACACAGCAAGAAATAAAGCTTGCCTTATATTTTAAATCCATGGTGGTAGGGAAACAGTTAGGATAAGGAGTAGCACATCTCACATAACTGACTTCTAGTTCaagattcagcaaagaaaaacgTACTTCCTGCACTGCTTGGCGAGCTTAAGCGTGGATCCCTCTGCAAACTGCTTCATGCTGAAATCTGTCCCTCCTGCTGATCCAAGCTTGCACAAACCCTGCATAATAACCCACATAAAATAGTTGGTTCCATCTTTAGaagttttattttcctcatctgtCATTGGCACTTACCACGAGGGCTCGCACACGTATCCTGTCATTCTCGCTCTTCTTGTAAAGGTCCTTCAGAAGGGCCACGCCGTTTGCTGTGATGAAGGAGGCTCTCTTGGCTTTGCCTGCAGCGTGGATAAGAGCTTCCACTGCAACTTGTTGGTGCGTTACATCTTCGGAGGCACAGAGAGAGATCACAGCATCCATCATTCCTGACATTTCCAGAGTTCTGTTGCCTACGTCACTCGGACCTTGGAGAAGCACTGACACCGTCTGGATGGCGCGCAGCTTGGCATCCAGGCCAGGCTGGCTGAAGTATTGCCTACAGAGTAAAAGATCAGAATAAAGGAATTATTCAGAGTGGTGCCTTttataatgatttttatttgcACAATTTACAGTAGCAATTATCAGtgttaagaaaaaagaatttaatcaGTGGTGAACTCACTGAACATATTCTTCACATAGTTTGTTGAAGttctccctctctttgtcactCTTCAGATCATCATAGAGCTTGGTAAGTAGCACAGAGCAGCTCATGTGACTGTTGTCTGTAAGAGGTGGTCCTTCTGAAAGCTCAGGAACAGTTCCAGCCACTTGCAGGATTTTCTTCAGCCCTGCAGAAGAACAAGGGACTCATAATTCTGGATGAACTGCCACCAGAAAACTAATGATAAGATTTTTATaactgactttaaaaaaatcatccttCCAATAGCTGTATGTAGAAGAGGGTTGTTTCACCTCCATTAGTGCATTACAATAAGATGGATATTTCACTGTATGCAGGTGTGTTTCATACCCTGGTCTACCACCCATAATGTGAGGGAGTTGTCAGGGTTTTTCATGGACTTGCGGGGTACTTGTTTGACCAGGAGATTGATGGCGCTGTCTCTGCCCGGCCCTGACACATTTGATGCTGGCATCATTTCCAAAAGGTGGCGTAACATTGAACGTAGCTCCTTGGATGGTTCTGTGTAAAATTCAACAAGACACTTACTACAGAACAGAAAGCtgatacacacaaaaaagaatttGTTATAGTTTAAACATTGCGAGTTTTGCCAAGTCCAAATATAAACATCAGTGTCCAAACTCACCAGGAAGTATGGCTTCATCTTTCCCTCTAATCTCTCTTTTCATGCACTCTGTAAGAGCCTCAAACATCACCTGCAGTAGGTGGCATGCAGCCAGAGACACAGTGGAGGCGCCTGACCCCATTACTGCACACAGCTGGTCCATTCCCAACTCATTCACTATTGCCATAGTCTGGGGATAAATCAGTGCATTATGAAGCTGTAAACACACTCATTTAAAGTGTAACCACCACGGTAATTATGGTCTTCTGGATGTATGTGGTGTTTATCTCCTGATAAACTAAGGCGGAGCAAACAATAAAGCAAGCCAAAATTAATAGAAACTAAAGGAATGGAACACATATTGCATGTGCTGTTACTACACACTGCCTGTCTTATCtatatttaacaataaaaacatatttttatgtatatgaAACAATGACTATAAAGTTGGAAAAGTCAGAGGGAATTTTTATACTTACTCTTGGCTGATGTCCTGTGCACAATCCTACTAAAGTCCTGAGAGCAGATAGGACAACATCCTCCTGCTTCGACTGGAGAAGTTTCTGAATTAGCTTCACCCCATCGTTGCGGAAGATCTGCTCAGCTCCTGCCTCGTCTCGAGATAACACCACTAGATTCTGGGCTGCCTGTGATTGATTCAAATGCAACAACATTTTTGGTGGAATACAATTTTACAAATGCATCAAAAAAAGTCTAATAATTTGAGAGCGAATGACAGATTTGTTAGGACATACAAGTCGTGCTTACCTTCTGTCGATCAGAGTCTTTAGCAGAGGCGTCCAAGAGGAGGGAGAACATCTGCTGCACACGTGCATCTGTGGAGCTGAGCTGTGCTGACTAAAGATTGAACAGAAAAGGCTTTTATTAGCAGCAATTTAATGAGGATGCTGCTTCTATAAGCCTGTAAGCCTCCACAACCTAATCAATATTACATTACTTTTAGCTGAATCTGTGCTCCAAGTTGTCTGAGCAGATCCTGAAAGGCTCTGTTTTTGGGCTCCAGCTGGGCACATCTCTGAGCATCCACAAAGGCTTGGTCTAGTCGACCAAGGTTCTGAAAAGCCTGGGCCCTCCGAAACCTTGCTTTCACATCACCTGGGTCAACATCGAGTGCTGAAAAAGGAAACAGCTTTAAGTTGGGCATAAACTATGAATATGAAATCCTCCATCAAAGTTGTATTTCATGCAACAAAACCCAGATCGATCTCACAACAGTCTACTTGTTGTAAAGTGTCTTCCATCAAATATAATCTTAAGACCTTCGTTTGTAACAGGGATTGAAGTTGCAAATTATATAAAGTCTTGTTACTTCAACAAGACCTAAGGTTGATTAATTAGTACCTGTACTTTGAGTAgtttttaaaactagttttactTAAGCCCGCATTAATTATCTATGTTTGCctctatttattttactgtattacaatttgatttaattaaagtacatttaaatACCACTCAATTTACCAAAAGCTGAATATTAACAGATAGTAGtattaaaatgcagaaaaacccTATGCATTTAGTCACATTCCGCTGAAACTGAGAAAATTAAAATCTCTTGGCCTTGTTTAAGTGACCAACTCACCTTCAAGTACAAAAATGCAACAGCCTTTTAATGCAGTGTAATTAAAGTaaatttgtatagcacttttcacagaCAACcgacacaaagtgcttcacaaaggGTAAGATTTGTTTACCCAAAAGTTAGAAATAGTAGTAGATATTTATTTGTGCTATCAATTACTTAAATTaagttattattaatatattattggTAACAAACAgtagttattttaaattaaacataaacttGTGTTGttggtttatatatatttatatatatatatatatatatatatataatttgttaatgcactttattgtcattacaataaaaatgtgcTACATGATCTAGTCCTCTGTGCAAGCCTAGAGGACAATCTGGAcctctaaataaataattgaatgaatgaatagttCAAGTaaatttgaactttttcttGGGTGTATTTTCACACAGGTACACAGGTACTTGAGTAGATTTTCATCAGAGTATGAGCACTTTTGCCTAAGTAAAATAAGTTCTTTACACTTCTGACCTGTAGTTCCTACTGAGTAACTGTGAAGAACTACTTGATGAAAGGACGAGTTGTGGCAACCAAATGAATTCAGGTTTTTAATATGTGTGGATCTTCAGACCTTGATATTAACAACCTTCTACAGTTTACAACTATATAGATAAGACTTTTGTTATATAAGTTCCCATATTGTAAGCTAGTTGCACTGTCCCAACAGTTTTAAGTAACACTACCCATGTGGCATTATAAAGAGTTGGATCTTTTCAAACTCTAGAGAATTTTCAGACCTTTAGAAGCATCAGCCTCTGCTTTGCTGTAGTCCTCCAGTTTAAGGTAGCAGGCGGAGCGGTTGCGGTACAGAACAGCGCTGGCCTGGCTGTCTGTAAGCTTGAGCGCTTTGGTGTAACAGCAGACGGCACCCAGCATATCTCCTGCCTTGAAAAGAGTGTTCCCCTCCTCTTTCAGGGCCACAGGGTCCTGAATTTGAGAAGAAAAGGTACCAGATAAGCTTCTATAAattgtataatgtaaagtggcTAACTGTTGTTCCTTACCTTTTCTTTGTCACCTTCACTCATCTTCAGTGTGCTACAAACAATACAGAGTATCTCGGTGTGACGAATCTGTCGCTTAGTATCACTAACTTGAATTAACGCCGTTAACTTCTGTCAAACATGTTACATTTTGCTAAGCTTCCGGGTGTCCGCAGCATGTTGATGACGTTGCATGTAAGCCCCGCCCTTGCCCTCCCACGGTACGTTACCATAAAAGGAAGGAAGCAGCTGAACTATCTCTCCCtccatcttttctttatttggttACATTTTCATACTGTGACTTTCTTCAGTCCACACAAACAAAGAGAGTTACGTTAAGCTGagtatgctttaaaaaaaaaaaaaaaattatttttagagaATGTCATAATGTAGCCTAAATTTCTTACATGCTACTCTAATAAGGGAGGCTTTATAAAGGACACAATAGTAGCTATTGGAATGTTATACAGTAGAATTAAAAGACCCATAAAATGGAGGCAATCAAATTGTATCTGTACACAGCAAAGCCTGAATACATTAAAAAGAGATGGATTTATCAGTGacaatagaaaaaatatattatcatTAAAATATAGATGTTATACTCTGATTATTAgcatattaattttaaaatcaaatagcTAAATATTATTTACATACAGCATGCAGTGCACTTTATAACCAACTGTATTATTTTGTGTACTGGAGTGCAACTTTATAGATTAAAACCACTGAAGAAAGTGTACTGTATAGTATTTCCCGTCATCCCTTGGGAACTCTTAGTGAAACACTATTATTGTTTGTCTTCAGTTGCCTTGGAGTCAAGGTGGCTCCCTTTGGACCTTGTGCTCAGGTACACCTGAAAAGGCTCTCACATTACTATGGCAGCTTTGTTATTTGAAAAGAATATCTATCCTGGACAGTTGGTATGGGTTGTAATAGCCCTGGGCTGGGCTTGCTGTAAGACTTAATACATAGAAGATCTGCAGGAGATCTGTAAGGCTCGAAGATGGCACCAGGGACTCaagaaatcaaaatcaaaagcaGTTGTGTCAACATTTGTTCCCTCCCACCATTGTGCTGAAAGATTATGCTGTCATCATTGTATACTAACCAGAGCCAAACCTAATAACATTGTAATATACCTTTATCGCTGCACAATTAATGTGTTTGTACATCCCACTAAAAATCAGTCTCTTGTGGTTGGAATAAAACCAGAACAATACCACCTGTTCTTGTCTTTCCTGCACAGTCTGCCAATTACTTATGAAAGTAGTTTGTCTCTTGTTTCCATAAACACACAAAGGCCTCCTGGATGATCCACAAAAAATGCCAAACAAAATTGTGTGACTCACATGTGAAGCAGCATTACATTTCCCACTCACAGCCTTTTAGGTGTTGTTTACCTACCTACAGTATGTTTTAGAGCATTCAGCATTCAAGATGGTTTTGAGATTTTGTCTCAGCCCTTATGTCTGCAGGCAAGAAGCTCAGACAGGAAAGTCACAGTAAAGCCTTTTCAATAGCATGATCAAGAAAGACCCTCTAAATCAGGATTTAAAGCACCATACTTCCAACAGGCATGGGAAACTGAATACTAAACCTGACATGCAGTGACTGCTGGATATCTTTAGTATACTATGTTTGTAATCATTACTTCATTCTAGGAGCTAATTCATGTGCAAAATTAAAGCATATGATAAATAAGTTCAAAACGCCACTGAgtacaaaagaataaaatgtgtaaaatatttttgtatttttcactttttcagttAAGAAGTATTTAGCCGTTAGTTTGCAGTTTACAAGCATAAGTGTTGTTTTGCTGGAGAGTTTAGACATGTTATTTCTGGATAGATGATACATTATCTCACAGTGTCTTTCCTTTATCCTGGtgacatgtaaatgtaaatatatggAGTATGGAGGCTGCAGAGATGTACTATCACATGTGCAATCACAGttaaacagctttaaatattCACATATACATTCTAACTACATAGATATCAATCAAAAATATTTGTGATAAAAGTTTGCAATGTTTTATCTTATGAATAATAGATTTATGAAGGGTTTGTGTCATTACAATCCAGCACAGTTTTATCAGCGAGCTGTTGACTCAGTTGTTTAGAAGAAGATTAAATAATTCATTCCGGAAAACAATAACGGCTAAGTGGGTCATGTTAGCTTAAGCCCAGTAGGTGACAAAGTGTTGCAAAAGCACCAAGCACTGGGCAAAGCAAACTTTGCCTTCACACAGGGTCATCATGTCCTGTAAGCAATgtgtaaataataacaaatgacACTCGATAGGATAGATGAGACAAgctttatttgtcacatgcacaatTATACATAGTACAATGTACAgtgaaatgtatttttgtaccTGCTACAAGTGAGGAAAAACCATACACAATATGCATACaagatataaaatatgaaatataaatataaaaatataatatataatatctAAGACCAAGACAAGGGGGGTGGTCCTATGAAATGTCCAGGTATTGTGCAAAGTGTGCAGTATTTAAGTTTTGATGCTAATTTAGCAGGTAAATGGCTTGTGGAAAGTTCTTCAACCTCTCTGGTCGTCTTCTTCACAATGTCACTGATGAGATGAGACCAGAACAGGTCTTGTGAGATggtcactcccaggtatttgAATGTGTCCACTTTTTCCACCTGAGAGCTACTGTGAGAAGTGGATGGAGCCTCTGCTGTTTCCTGCTCAAGTTAACTatcagtttgtttttggtttgtttgcttttacactCAGCAGGAGATGGTTCTCTACACAAGCTCGCTGACTCATCATTGTGGGAAATCAGTCCCACAACAGCAGTGTCGTCAGTAAACTTAATGACACTGGAGTCTGAAGTGTCTTCACAGTTGTGTGTGTACAGCGAGTACAGCAGAGGGCTGAGCACACACACTTGTAGGCATCCAGTGTTGAGGGAGAGGAATTGGAGTTGATCTCAATGACTCAGCCAGACCACTTGTGGTCTGTTCGTCAGGAAGCTGTAGACCCACCTCCACAAGGAAGAGTCCAGACCCAGGTCATACAGCTTAAGAGACCAGCCTGGAGGGGAGTATGGTATTAAATGATGTGCAGTAATCAACAAATAGCACTCTTACATAGTTCTGTTTTAAGAGTGTTATCAGATTATTCTAAAATGACCCATGGAGTGAGTGTAaatgtaagtgttttttttctcatttatttctgagttggccctgtgatagactggtAACTTATGCTTAAGTTTTTCATCAGACCCCTTTTCATTGCAATTAATTCATGGATGGTGCTCTATTAATCAACTTAAACGAaaactaaaaatacatttatttataatttttcaaAGCAATAAGTTGCCATGTTTCCTTGTTTATTCAAGTGACTCAACCCTGGCTTTTAAGAGCCTGGAGAAattatgacattttattttattttttttttaatttattgtgttCTTTGTAGCAGTGCTTGTATAAGTATGATGGCCCAGTTTATGAATTACTAATTATTCAATAATCATTATATTATTTACAAAATCGTGTCGCATTGCAGACACTCAAACTTACATAGATTTCCAGGTCTTGAAATGAAAGATTGGTGCATTTATAGTGAGACTGTTGGTCAATCAGCAACCAATGCGCAGTTCCTCTCTTCCCATAAGGCTTtgcagcagctcagcagcaTTCACTGCTAAGCTAAGTGTGCTAGTTCAGTAGGTAATCTGTCACCCAGAAGCTGGAAAGGCTGGAACACCGCTGGGCTATACACTTTACCGGAATGGCGTCTTTTCATAGGTAACATCCAATTCTTAAAATTTAATCCCCAAGGAAACATGGTCGTTTGGTTGTAAATGCATGTTAGTCGAGGTTTAGATTAAAAGTGAACGGTTAGCCCGGAAATATCAGCCACGTACTTGATTATTAACCAAATACTTGTGGTCGTCTTTATCGTTCGACACATCTGTCGCGAAGCAGACTGGAAAATATTCCGCCAGATAAGGAAGCGACTTTTAGTCTTCGTTATAACCTTAACCGACTCttgaattaaagctgcaagccaGACGACTTGCTCTTAAGTTGATTGTGCATTTAGGTAGCTAACGCTAGCAATTTAGCTGCATATTAGTTGCATCCTTAGTTAACGTTCAAATAATTGGGATAGTTTTAAGTCTGACAAAGTACGCTagtgttattattgttttacgAAGAGAGATATGTTTACTAGTGTGTCATAGATTACGCGGGATAATgtacaaataaatgcaaatgtttcAGTGGGTTTAAGTTTGAAGCAACCCAGTGTTTTCTGGATAGTAGCACGGTGATAGTTAAACATCAGCAGAGTTGTCACCTCTCGGTCAATAACTCCAAGAATAGAGAGTGTGGTAATTTCCGCTTACAAAATCGGTGAATTGTTTGGACTTTGAATATGTCATGAGAGCAGCTTAGGATCAGTcgcacatttacattttgtaatTTGAATGCAGGGCTGTAGTTGTTAGTCGGTTCCTTCACATCCGCATCAAAGCCTTTTAAAGCTGAATGCGTTCTGGCCCAGATAGTCTAAGAAATAATCTTTCTCCTGCTGACACTAAGGATGTTTTTCAACCAGTGTTAGCAAATGTAAGTGCCAAGTTATTATCCCAACTCCCCGTGGTAGTGCTAAGATGGTCCCAGCCTGTGAAGTGAGCGGATTATGATCGTGGATTTACACACAGAGGAAAATATGAACACCTATTAGAAGGAACGCAGGGCACTTCTCTCTGCTGGAGTTCTCGCTCCTTAACAAGATTCTCTTGAACCAGTACCAGTCTGTGTTAGGTTGTCTCTAGAAATGATAggctgaatgttttcttttttttatttgttgcattAATCGAAAATGTTTCCAACAGCTGAAGAGGACCCCCTCATGTGGATTCAACTTGGCGCTCGTGATCAAGGACAGATGTCATGTCCATGCTGCCACAGCAGATATGCAGTCACCATACCATTGAGAGAAGAATGACATTTGTCTCATTTGAATTCTTGGAGCGCCTTTGGGCAGAGTTGAGGCTTGATTAAAAAGAGGCTGCTGCTTTGTGCCAAGTTGGTTTTTCTCAGTCTGCTCCTGTGCACTGCTTCTGCCTGGTTTGCAAACTTATGGCACAGAAGGCCAATTGAGCGAAAAGGCACTGACCCTGGCTGTATTGGAGGATTCAGCTTTGCTGTGGCAGTGGGGACTAGACCAGGAGAGAGGGCCCTCAGCAATACTCATCATGTTGTGGGGACACTAGTCTCCCTGTTTCAGCGCTTTCTGcgcctttttcttcttctttttcttcttttcctgcaaTCTAATCAATTTGGATGGTTGAACACAAGGGCGACTTTGAAGGAGACAATCGGTGGTTGTGGTTTGGCGATAGCTGACAGACTTCTTGCCAGCTATTACTGGTTTAGTGCCCTTCTCCATTGCTACTACTGCTGTTGCCCACTTTGGTCTCCAGAATAGTAAGTGGAAGCTGCAGGCATCAGAGTAGTGGGATTAATCATTTCATGCTGGCATAGTTGCATACATcccataatttatttttactctgtGAAGGATTTCATTCCAGTTTcttgaagcttttttttctctatgtgctaaaaaaacaaacaaacaaaaaaaaaaaaaaggaaaacagcttCAGTTAAAgcaattcataaaaaaagaaaatttaagtcACTGCAAGAAGTCTCTtcagaggaggatgaagctgAGGAAACAGGTGACGGTGTGTGGAGGGGCCATATTCTGTGTGGCTGTGTTCTCTCTCTATCTGATGTTGGATCGAGTCCAACATGACCCTGCAAGGCGACAGAATGGAGGGAACTTTCCACGGGTAAGAGTACTTCCTGTAGTGGTGGTGCATATTTTGTGGTAGACACTTCTGCAGTTGTTTTTACAGcacttatgtttttttctttttgagtaaTGTACTAGTAGTAGTAGCTGGACTAAGTCCTAAATGAGCATAAACATCTCTATGTTGCTAATGCCCCAATGTTTAATTAGTCTGATATCTTCTTTTAGTCATCGTGCAGGACAAACCTCTTCCTCTACTTTTTATGttattcacataaaaaaatacttgaaaAATAATGTGTAATAAAATTATGTGTACAGATACTTTGACTTTGACTCTTTGCTAAATTGTCTGATTTCTAATGgtataataaagctgttctgtTAGGGGAGAATAATAATTAGATTAAAgtgtacttttatttatttcttttttgtctctttaagAGTCAAATCTCAGTCCTGCAGAACCGGATagagcagctggagcagctcCTGGAGGAAAACCATCAAATCATCAGCCACATAAAGGACTCTGTGATGGAGCTCACAGACACAGGAGCTGTGTCTCCCAGCGGACACCTGCCATTCAGAAGTGCCAATGGTTCCTGGGTGCTACCCTTTGATGGTCGTCCCACTTTCCTCTCCATCAAGCCCCAGGATTGCCAATTTGCTGCAGGCACCCGTGGTCAAACAGATGTTCAGGTAAACAACGACACCACAAACACGATGCTTAGAAAGCCACAACACATATGTTGTCATAGCTCCACTGTATTAGTTactatgtgtttattttttgtctcattaattggtaaatgtttaattttagatGCTGGATGTGTACTCACTTCTCAAGTTTGACAACCCAGATGGGGGTGTATGGAAGCAAGGCTTTGACATAACCTATGAGCCTGATGAGTGGGACAATGAACCACTGCAAGTATTTGTAGTCCCTCATTCTCACAATGATCCAGGTGAGTCATGAGGACTTTATTGAGTGTTAAACATATTTGAGTTTGACTTAAATAGCCTGATCAGACTTATTCTGGAAACAGAGTTTAAAGCATGGAGAGTTGTTTGTTTCAAGAGAGTCAATCTAATTGTTTAGGCCTTAACCTTAGTGGGAGGGTAGTTATACGAATGCATAAG
This window contains:
- the unc45a gene encoding protein unc-45 homolog A; this translates as MSEGDKEKDPVALKEEGNTLFKAGDMLGAVCCYTKALKLTDSQASAVLYRNRSACYLKLEDYSKAEADASKALDVDPGDVKARFRRAQAFQNLGRLDQAFVDAQRCAQLEPKNRAFQDLLRQLGAQIQLKSAQLSSTDARVQQMFSLLLDASAKDSDRQKAAQNLVVLSRDEAGAEQIFRNDGVKLIQKLLQSKQEDVVLSALRTLVGLCTGHQPRTMAIVNELGMDQLCAVMGSGASTVSLAACHLLQVMFEALTECMKREIRGKDEAILPEPSKELRSMLRHLLEMMPASNVSGPGRDSAINLLVKQVPRKSMKNPDNSLTLWVVDQGLKKILQVAGTVPELSEGPPLTDNSHMSCSVLLTKLYDDLKSDKERENFNKLCEEYVQQYFSQPGLDAKLRAIQTVSVLLQGPSDVGNRTLEMSGMMDAVISLCASEDVTHQQVAVEALIHAAGKAKRASFITANGVALLKDLYKKSENDRIRVRALVGLCKLGSAGGTDFSMKQFAEGSTLKLAKQCRKWLCNESLPPTSRRWSVEGLAYLTFDADVKEDLVEDKNALIAMIELAKSEDKTVLFAVGSTLVNCTNSYDVEKPDPQMVELAKYAKQHVPEEHPKDAPSYVEKRLVKLLEAGVVSALVCMVKQESPALTEACKESIARVFLALVERQEDRGTVVAQGGGKALIPLATDNTDVGKVKAAQALAKIAITSNPEIAFPGERIYEVVRPLVHLLSLECSLLQNFEALMALTNLAGISERLRQKIIKEKAVPKIEGYMFEEHDLVRASATECMCNMVLSSEVQKLYLATGNDRLKLLVLYSGEEDERLRKAAAGTLAMLTAEHSELCARIPGTTTHWLEIMQALLLSEISDLRHRGVVIVQNMMQAEKSLAEMLMESEALEILSVLAKGGEGAPDPVSKVAQNCLDKAVEYGIIRNREGKEEARGTEP